In one window of Rathayibacter caricis DSM 15933 DNA:
- a CDS encoding carbohydrate ABC transporter permease, translated as MTATVTPTTAIALGQDGTGKRRPSRDTYRINWWATALIAVCSLTILLPLYFAVVTALKTPDQLGGTGFELPTSISWGNFAEAWTATRFPQAFVNTALITVGAVVLTLFSNSMVAYAVARNLDKPFFKGVYFYLLAAVFVPFPIIMLPVVKETALLGLDNQVGLILLYAVFGLSINTFIYTAFIRSIPIELEEAARTDGASTWRTYWQVIFPLLGPMNATVGILTCVWAWNDFILPLVVLSDPAARTLPLAEYVFQGQFNTNYTVAFASYLMAMAPLLIVYLFAQRWVVSGVMRGSIK; from the coding sequence ATGACCGCCACCGTCACTCCCACCACCGCCATCGCCCTCGGACAGGACGGCACCGGTAAGCGCCGCCCCTCCCGAGACACCTACCGGATCAACTGGTGGGCGACCGCGCTGATCGCCGTCTGCTCGCTGACGATCCTCCTGCCCCTCTACTTCGCCGTCGTCACAGCGCTGAAGACGCCGGACCAGCTCGGCGGCACCGGCTTCGAGCTGCCGACCTCGATCTCGTGGGGGAACTTCGCCGAGGCGTGGACCGCGACCCGGTTCCCGCAGGCGTTCGTGAACACGGCGCTGATCACGGTCGGCGCCGTCGTCCTGACGCTCTTCTCGAACTCGATGGTCGCGTACGCCGTCGCCCGCAACCTCGACAAGCCGTTCTTCAAGGGCGTCTACTTCTACCTGCTCGCCGCGGTCTTCGTGCCCTTCCCGATCATCATGCTGCCGGTCGTGAAGGAGACGGCCCTGCTGGGCCTCGACAACCAGGTCGGCCTGATCCTGCTCTACGCGGTCTTCGGCCTGTCGATCAACACGTTCATCTACACGGCCTTCATCCGCTCGATCCCCATCGAGCTCGAGGAGGCGGCGCGCACCGACGGGGCGTCGACCTGGCGCACCTACTGGCAGGTGATCTTCCCGCTGCTCGGACCGATGAACGCCACCGTCGGCATCCTGACCTGCGTCTGGGCGTGGAACGACTTCATCCTGCCGCTCGTCGTGCTCTCGGACCCCGCCGCCCGCACGCTCCCGCTCGCCGAGTACGTCTTCCAGGGGCAGTTCAACACGAACTACACGGTCGCCTTCGCGTCCTACCTCATGGCGATGGCCCCGCTGCTGATCGTCTACCTGTTCGCCCAGCGCTGGGTGGTCAGCGGAGTGATGCGCGGCTCGATCAAGTAG
- a CDS encoding DUF3500 domain-containing protein encodes MMTTDPTPRPRRSRLLLGTSMLLVSGLLLAGCATQSASDSSSSSSSSSSASTAAATTVADSATQVTSSTATTTAETIADTTAAVEAFLATLSDEQREAVTYDYDDETKTTSWSNFPVTFVERAGLNLADLTPEQQVAALQVMEALLSDEAFATVASIIAGDQYLVENSSTTEDSLGQYYLALFGDASDTSAYEVQFGGHHLGINATLDGAADAITFAPTHLGVQPADWIAADGTEVQAFDGIYTDAFAFVDSLTAEQQATLTAGDVTMCAPGDTCEFTTGSGLTGADLTDEQRELLLDLIANWSGMADEQSAAATRAEIEATLDTTVIAWSGETTYDMSTGDGISFSISGPNVYVGFQAQNGSAGADVDGVSTSGWGHVHTIYRDPTDDYAGSVEQQAATGMGGGGGGTPPSA; translated from the coding sequence ATGATGACCACGGACCCCACCCCGCGCCCGCGACGATCGAGACTCCTGCTGGGGACGAGCATGCTCCTCGTGAGCGGGCTCCTCCTGGCCGGCTGCGCGACGCAGAGCGCGAGCGACTCCTCCTCCTCCTCCTCCTCTTCTTCCTCTGCTTCCACCGCGGCCGCTACCACCGTGGCCGACTCGGCGACGCAGGTCACGAGCTCGACCGCCACGACCACCGCCGAGACGATCGCGGACACGACCGCCGCGGTCGAGGCGTTCCTCGCGACGCTCTCGGACGAGCAGCGTGAAGCGGTCACGTACGACTACGACGACGAGACGAAGACCACGTCGTGGTCGAACTTCCCCGTCACGTTCGTCGAGCGAGCGGGTCTGAACCTCGCCGACCTCACTCCGGAGCAGCAGGTCGCCGCCCTCCAGGTGATGGAGGCGCTGCTCAGCGACGAGGCGTTCGCGACGGTCGCGAGCATCATCGCGGGCGATCAGTACCTCGTCGAGAACAGCAGCACCACGGAGGACTCGCTCGGGCAGTACTACCTCGCGCTCTTCGGCGACGCCTCCGACACGAGCGCCTACGAGGTGCAGTTCGGCGGCCACCACCTCGGCATCAACGCCACCCTCGACGGCGCGGCCGACGCGATCACCTTCGCCCCGACGCACCTCGGCGTGCAGCCCGCCGACTGGATCGCCGCCGACGGCACCGAGGTGCAGGCCTTCGACGGGATCTACACCGACGCCTTCGCGTTCGTCGACTCGCTGACCGCCGAGCAGCAGGCGACACTCACCGCCGGCGACGTCACCATGTGCGCCCCCGGCGACACCTGCGAGTTCACGACCGGATCGGGCCTCACCGGCGCCGACCTCACCGACGAGCAGCGCGAGCTGCTGCTCGACCTGATCGCGAACTGGTCGGGCATGGCCGACGAGCAGAGCGCCGCGGCCACCCGCGCCGAGATCGAGGCGACCCTCGACACCACTGTGATCGCCTGGTCCGGAGAGACGACGTACGACATGAGCACGGGCGACGGCATCAGCTTCTCGATCTCCGGCCCGAACGTCTACGTCGGGTTCCAGGCGCAGAACGGCTCCGCCGGCGCGGACGTCGACGGGGTGAGCACCTCGGGCTGGGGCCACGTGCACACGATCTACCGCGACCCGACGGACGACTACGCGGGCAGCGTCGAGCAGCAGGCGGCGACCGGGATGGGCGGCGGGGGCGGCGGCACTCCGCCGTCCGCCTGA
- a CDS encoding ROK family protein — protein MTDTIGSDDGSGSSAELLAREVLIHGPIARSDLGRRLGLSPASLTRLARPFIDGGLFVEGPELTAGVGRPARPLDIRADALSFVGVKVTGSEILAVRTDLRARTEVELVRALPGRRPEEVIAAITHVVDELGGATVFAGLGVSLGGSIGADGRVSRAPFLGWRDVDLAGPLSSALGLPVALENDVVALTGAEHWFGRGRGIPHFAVLTVGAGVGYGLVVHDRVVAPPSAGLGLGGHYPLDPGGPVCEAGHRGCSTAMLSLPSLTRQLFIATGRELSLAEGFAAARDGHAGAARILEDSARALGTMIAAIANLSMADTVILAGEGVALYTEQPQVVDAVIAGTRDPDADPLTLIVDDGGLVEWARGAAATAIQRLLPRIALGTL, from the coding sequence GTGACCGACACCATCGGGTCCGATGACGGTTCCGGCAGCTCGGCCGAGCTGCTGGCGCGCGAAGTCCTCATCCACGGCCCCATCGCCCGCTCCGACCTGGGGCGCCGTCTCGGGCTCTCACCCGCCAGCCTCACCCGTCTCGCTCGTCCCTTCATCGACGGCGGCCTCTTCGTCGAGGGCCCTGAACTGACCGCGGGCGTCGGCCGACCCGCCCGACCGCTCGACATCAGGGCCGACGCCCTGAGCTTCGTCGGCGTCAAGGTCACCGGCAGCGAGATCCTCGCTGTCCGGACCGATCTGCGCGCCCGGACCGAGGTCGAGTTGGTGCGCGCTCTACCCGGCAGGCGTCCCGAGGAGGTGATCGCGGCGATCACACATGTCGTCGACGAGCTCGGTGGAGCCACCGTCTTCGCAGGTCTGGGCGTGTCCTTGGGTGGCAGCATCGGCGCCGACGGCAGGGTCAGCCGCGCGCCGTTCCTGGGATGGCGCGATGTCGACCTCGCCGGCCCGCTCTCCTCCGCACTCGGCCTCCCGGTCGCCCTCGAGAACGACGTCGTCGCGCTGACCGGCGCTGAGCACTGGTTCGGCAGGGGGCGAGGCATCCCCCATTTCGCCGTCCTCACCGTCGGAGCGGGTGTGGGCTACGGTCTGGTCGTGCACGACCGCGTCGTCGCACCGCCGTCCGCGGGTCTGGGGCTCGGCGGGCACTACCCGCTCGACCCGGGCGGGCCCGTCTGCGAGGCGGGCCATCGCGGCTGCTCGACCGCCATGCTCAGCCTGCCCTCGCTCACCCGGCAGCTCTTCATCGCAACGGGGCGGGAGCTGTCCCTCGCCGAAGGGTTCGCGGCCGCTCGCGACGGCCACGCGGGAGCGGCGAGGATCCTCGAAGACTCCGCGCGCGCGCTGGGGACGATGATCGCCGCCATCGCGAATCTGTCGATGGCGGACACCGTCATCCTCGCCGGCGAGGGGGTCGCCCTCTACACGGAGCAGCCCCAGGTGGTGGACGCGGTGATCGCGGGCACCCGCGACCCCGACGCTGATCCGCTGACGCTGATCGTCGATGACGGAGGGCTCGTCGAATGGGCGAGAGGAGCCGCCGCGACAGCGATCCAGCGCCTGCTGCCGAGGATCGCGCTGGGAACGCTGTAA
- a CDS encoding YkvA family protein, producing MTADGWWALALAVLGGAVLVWCALVLVLWREQRRRGRAIDWREALRLIPDVVRLLRALLADRTVPRTVRWSLVGLLGYLLLPIDLIPDVIPVLGVADDVLVVALVLRFAIRRAGPEAIRRHWPGSQEGLSSLLALTGSR from the coding sequence ATGACCGCCGACGGCTGGTGGGCGCTCGCCCTCGCCGTGCTCGGCGGCGCCGTGCTCGTCTGGTGCGCGCTCGTCCTCGTGCTCTGGCGCGAGCAGCGGCGGAGGGGCCGCGCCATCGACTGGCGGGAGGCGCTGCGCCTGATCCCGGACGTCGTCCGGCTCCTCCGCGCCCTCCTCGCCGACCGGACGGTGCCGCGCACCGTCCGCTGGTCGCTGGTCGGCCTGCTCGGCTACCTCCTGCTCCCGATCGACCTGATCCCGGACGTGATCCCCGTGCTCGGAGTCGCGGACGACGTCCTCGTCGTCGCCCTCGTCCTGCGCTTCGCGATCCGCCGCGCAGGGCCGGAGGCGATCCGACGGCACTGGCCGGGCAGCCAGGAGGGGCTGAGCAGTCTGCTCGCGCTGACCGGCTCGCGCTAG
- a CDS encoding alpha-galactosidase, whose protein sequence is MHRSIASTNESHARIGLESRLFHLESGGTSVVVDARLETFPTIVHWGAALGNLSSTELTSLVDAALPQRVSGGLDAFAPLGLVAVEADGWQHAPTFEGTHDRSTASERFDVMSIESIGSSLRISAIGAGVRVTIDLEVDTAGLLTQRARVENLDARPFRLERLELGFPLPATAREILDTTGHHLRERHPQRHELTIGEHVRTTRRGRPGADATLLLAVGTPGFGWERGLVHGVHFGWSGNSAVRAERTVEGVSFLAAGELLRPAEVELAQGESYETPVAYGSWGDGLTALQSRFHASVRSRPQHPSTPRPVTLNTWEAVYFDHDLGRLTALAARAARIGVERFVLDDGWFLGRRDDTAGLGDWTVDPDVWPQGLSPIIDAVTGLGMQFGLWVEPEMISPDSELARAHPEWILGPAGHLPPSGRQQQVLDLSQQGAFDHILDALDALLAEYPIAYLKWDHNRDLIEAVSPATGRAAVHENVLALYRLLDELRARHPGVEIESCASGGARVDLGILARTDRIWTSDCIDPLERQTIQPSTQLVVPPELMGQHIGGPRSHSTGRTQSLAFRAGTALTGHLGIEWDVSDLDPAVEDELAAWVAFHREHRALLHTGTAVRADLADDAAALSGVVAADHSAALFTFAQLRTGESYPPGRMTLPGLDPDAAYSVRLAPVTTPLGGPGQSPLPWTERETVLSGRVLASVGLQAPVLAPEQLVVVLVTAI, encoded by the coding sequence ATGCACCGCAGCATCGCGTCCACGAACGAGTCCCACGCCCGGATCGGCCTCGAATCCCGCCTGTTCCACCTGGAGAGCGGCGGCACGAGCGTGGTGGTCGACGCCCGGCTCGAGACCTTCCCGACGATCGTCCACTGGGGTGCCGCGCTCGGGAATCTTTCCTCCACTGAACTAACTTCTCTCGTCGACGCCGCTCTTCCGCAGCGCGTGTCCGGCGGACTCGACGCCTTCGCCCCCCTCGGACTCGTCGCCGTCGAAGCCGACGGCTGGCAGCACGCGCCGACGTTCGAAGGCACGCACGACCGCAGCACGGCGTCGGAGCGTTTCGACGTCATGAGCATCGAGTCGATCGGCTCCTCCTTGCGCATCAGCGCGATCGGAGCAGGCGTGCGCGTGACGATCGACCTGGAGGTCGACACCGCCGGTCTGCTCACCCAGAGGGCCCGGGTCGAGAACCTCGACGCCCGACCCTTCCGCCTCGAGCGACTGGAGCTCGGCTTCCCCCTTCCCGCCACCGCGCGGGAGATCCTGGACACCACCGGTCACCATCTGCGGGAACGCCACCCGCAGCGCCACGAACTGACGATCGGCGAGCACGTCCGCACGACGCGGCGCGGACGCCCCGGAGCGGATGCGACCCTCCTGCTCGCCGTCGGCACTCCCGGCTTCGGATGGGAGCGCGGTCTCGTGCACGGCGTCCACTTCGGCTGGAGCGGGAACTCCGCCGTCCGCGCCGAGCGCACGGTCGAGGGCGTCTCGTTCCTCGCGGCCGGGGAGCTGCTGCGCCCGGCCGAGGTCGAGCTGGCGCAGGGCGAGAGCTACGAGACCCCCGTCGCCTACGGCTCCTGGGGTGACGGCCTCACCGCGCTGCAGTCCCGGTTCCACGCATCGGTCCGTTCGCGACCGCAGCACCCCTCGACTCCGCGACCGGTCACACTCAACACCTGGGAGGCGGTCTACTTCGACCACGACCTCGGGCGTCTCACCGCCCTCGCCGCGCGCGCCGCGCGGATCGGCGTCGAGCGGTTCGTCCTCGACGACGGCTGGTTCCTCGGTCGGCGCGACGACACCGCCGGCCTCGGCGACTGGACCGTCGATCCCGACGTCTGGCCCCAGGGTCTCTCGCCGATCATCGACGCCGTCACCGGGCTCGGGATGCAGTTCGGCCTCTGGGTCGAGCCGGAGATGATCAGCCCCGACTCCGAGCTGGCGCGCGCGCACCCGGAGTGGATCCTCGGACCAGCCGGGCATCTGCCGCCCTCGGGACGGCAGCAGCAGGTCCTCGATCTCTCGCAGCAGGGTGCGTTCGACCACATCCTCGACGCTCTCGATGCGCTGCTGGCCGAGTATCCGATCGCCTACCTCAAGTGGGATCACAACCGCGACCTGATCGAGGCGGTGTCCCCGGCCACGGGCCGAGCGGCTGTGCACGAGAACGTGCTCGCGCTCTACCGACTGCTCGATGAGCTTCGCGCACGGCACCCAGGAGTGGAGATCGAGTCCTGCGCGTCCGGAGGCGCCCGTGTCGACCTCGGGATCCTCGCTCGGACCGACCGGATCTGGACCAGCGACTGCATCGACCCACTCGAGCGGCAGACCATCCAGCCCTCCACGCAGCTCGTCGTCCCGCCGGAGCTGATGGGGCAGCACATCGGCGGCCCCCGGTCGCACTCGACCGGCCGCACCCAGTCGCTCGCGTTCCGTGCGGGCACCGCGCTGACCGGGCATCTCGGCATCGAGTGGGACGTCTCGGATCTCGACCCCGCCGTCGAGGACGAACTGGCAGCCTGGGTCGCCTTCCACCGCGAGCACCGCGCACTGCTGCACACCGGCACCGCCGTGCGCGCCGACCTCGCGGATGATGCGGCCGCGCTCTCGGGCGTGGTCGCCGCCGACCACTCGGCCGCCCTGTTCACCTTCGCCCAGCTGCGCACCGGCGAGAGCTACCCGCCGGGACGCATGACCCTCCCCGGACTCGACCCTGACGCCGCCTACTCCGTGCGGCTGGCGCCGGTCACCACGCCCCTCGGCGGTCCCGGGCAGTCGCCGCTCCCCTGGACCGAACGCGAGACCGTCCTCAGCGGACGAGTGCTGGCGTCCGTCGGCCTGCAGGCGCCCGTCCTCGCTCCCGAGCAGCTCGTCGTCGTCCTCGTCACGGCGATCTGA
- a CDS encoding YsnF/AvaK domain-containing protein — MPDSRPPADHPSDDAVTVIRSEERLSATTVRTATERVRIRRVVVTEERTVTVPLRREELVIEREPIDGAGPAIDAEPPAPITFVLHAEELVPTTRVVPVERVSVLVDRIIEMRTVSDSVRKERVDVQTSVRDRLDGDAE; from the coding sequence GTGCCCGACAGCCGACCCCCGGCCGACCACCCGTCCGACGACGCCGTCACGGTGATCCGCTCGGAGGAGCGCCTCTCGGCGACGACCGTGCGCACCGCCACCGAGAGGGTGCGGATCCGCCGCGTCGTCGTGACGGAGGAGCGCACCGTCACCGTGCCGCTGCGCCGCGAGGAGCTGGTCATCGAGCGCGAGCCGATCGACGGCGCCGGGCCCGCGATCGATGCCGAGCCTCCCGCCCCGATCACCTTCGTGCTGCACGCCGAGGAGCTCGTGCCGACGACCCGCGTCGTGCCCGTCGAGCGGGTCAGCGTGCTCGTCGACCGGATCATCGAGATGCGCACCGTCTCGGACTCGGTGCGGAAGGAGCGCGTCGACGTGCAGACCTCGGTCCGCGACCGGCTCGACGGCGACGCGGAGTAG
- a CDS encoding DUF2382 domain-containing protein, producing the protein MIDTTAIDSIYGSTVYGSDGDKIGSVEQVYLADDTGNPVWATVRTGLFGTKETFVPLEGASFDGDRLTVPYDKSFVKDAPNVDADGSLTEDEEAELYRYYNLSGAASVSDGVDGSAGYADTTTGTGTNGLGTTDATGTGTTGVDTNVGRDTSGPTTDDAMTRSEEQLHVGTEQVTTGRARLRKHIVTEQESVTVPVSHDEVRVVREPITDANVGAATSGPELSEEEHEVVLTEDRVVAAKETVPVERVSLGTETVTEQQQVTEDVRHEEIEVDDDGVTPRRDRDGL; encoded by the coding sequence ATGATCGACACCACCGCTATCGACAGCATCTACGGCTCGACCGTCTACGGATCGGACGGCGACAAGATCGGCTCGGTCGAGCAGGTCTATCTCGCCGACGACACCGGGAACCCCGTCTGGGCGACCGTGCGCACCGGCCTCTTCGGCACCAAGGAGACCTTCGTCCCCCTCGAGGGCGCCTCCTTCGACGGCGACCGCCTCACCGTCCCGTACGACAAGTCCTTCGTGAAGGACGCCCCGAACGTCGACGCCGACGGCTCCCTCACCGAGGACGAGGAGGCCGAGCTGTACCGCTACTACAACCTCTCCGGCGCCGCCTCCGTCTCGGACGGCGTGGACGGCTCGGCGGGCTACGCCGACACGACGACCGGCACCGGCACGAACGGGCTCGGCACCACCGACGCGACCGGCACCGGCACCACCGGAGTCGACACGAACGTCGGCCGCGACACCTCCGGCCCGACCACCGACGACGCCATGACCCGCTCCGAGGAGCAGCTGCACGTCGGCACCGAGCAGGTCACGACCGGCCGCGCCCGCCTGCGCAAGCACATCGTGACCGAGCAGGAGAGCGTCACCGTCCCCGTCTCGCACGACGAGGTCCGCGTGGTCCGCGAGCCCATCACCGACGCGAACGTCGGCGCCGCCACCTCCGGCCCCGAGCTCAGCGAGGAGGAGCACGAGGTCGTGCTGACCGAGGACCGCGTCGTCGCCGCGAAGGAGACGGTCCCCGTCGAGCGCGTCTCGCTCGGCACGGAGACGGTCACCGAGCAGCAGCAGGTCACCGAGGACGTCCGCCACGAGGAGATCGAGGTCGACGACGACGGAGTCACCCCGCGCCGCGACCGCGACGGACTCTGA
- a CDS encoding ABC transporter substrate-binding protein, producing MTPRHDPPGFSRRLFLSVPLAAASAAALASCASPGAADGVTTLDFFQFKAEAVEDFARIIRDFEAANPDIRVIANNVPDPDTAIRTLLVKDKVPDVLTLNGSGYYADLAKAGVFHDFTGDELVDRVNPAALEILADLGSFEGDEINALAFANNADGILYNRTIFAENGLEVPTTWSELIAVCDALVAAGVTPFYGALLDNWTGAPAFNAIGGQLQPEGFFEALREEGADLGPDSPVSFSKDYASTMERLGTLFSYTQEGAFGRGYDDGNQAFAAGEAAMYAQGIWAINPVRTNNPDIDLGVFPYPVLDDPAETRVTSGVDVAIAIGRGTPKLDAARRFVDYLLTPGVVEPYVASQAAYSPLVDAAPNADPTLAELQPYFAEGRLIGFVDHQIPASIPLNPTLQAFLADGDADAALRTLDSEWRKVAARTTRK from the coding sequence ATGACCCCCCGCCACGATCCCCCCGGGTTCTCCCGGAGACTCTTCCTCTCCGTCCCCCTCGCCGCGGCCTCCGCCGCGGCTCTCGCCTCCTGCGCCTCCCCCGGGGCTGCGGACGGCGTGACCACCCTCGACTTCTTCCAGTTCAAGGCCGAGGCGGTCGAGGATTTCGCCCGTATCATCCGCGACTTCGAGGCGGCGAACCCCGACATCCGCGTGATCGCCAACAACGTGCCCGACCCGGACACGGCGATCCGCACGCTCCTGGTCAAGGACAAGGTCCCCGACGTGCTGACCCTGAACGGCAGCGGCTACTACGCGGACCTCGCGAAGGCCGGCGTCTTCCACGACTTCACGGGCGACGAGCTCGTCGACCGGGTGAATCCCGCGGCGCTCGAGATCCTCGCCGATCTCGGCAGCTTCGAGGGCGACGAGATCAACGCCCTCGCGTTCGCGAACAACGCCGACGGCATCCTCTACAACCGCACGATCTTCGCCGAGAACGGCCTCGAGGTGCCGACGACCTGGAGCGAGCTGATTGCGGTCTGCGACGCCCTGGTCGCCGCGGGCGTCACTCCGTTCTACGGCGCCCTGCTCGACAACTGGACCGGCGCCCCCGCCTTCAACGCCATCGGCGGGCAGCTCCAGCCCGAGGGCTTCTTCGAGGCGCTGAGGGAGGAGGGAGCGGACCTCGGCCCCGACTCGCCCGTCTCGTTCTCGAAGGACTACGCGAGCACGATGGAGCGCCTCGGCACCCTCTTCTCGTACACGCAGGAGGGCGCCTTCGGCCGCGGCTACGACGACGGCAACCAGGCCTTCGCCGCAGGCGAGGCCGCGATGTACGCGCAGGGCATCTGGGCGATCAACCCGGTCCGCACGAACAACCCCGACATCGACCTCGGCGTCTTCCCCTACCCGGTGCTCGACGATCCCGCCGAGACCCGCGTCACCTCCGGGGTCGACGTCGCGATCGCGATCGGTCGGGGCACCCCGAAGCTCGACGCGGCCCGCCGCTTCGTCGACTACCTGCTCACCCCCGGCGTCGTCGAGCCGTACGTCGCCAGTCAGGCCGCGTACTCGCCGCTCGTCGACGCCGCGCCCAACGCCGACCCGACCCTCGCCGAGCTGCAGCCGTACTTCGCCGAGGGGCGCCTGATCGGCTTCGTCGACCACCAGATCCCCGCGAGCATCCCGCTCAACCCCACCCTCCAGGCGTTCCTCGCCGACGGGGACGCCGATGCGGCGCTCCGGACCCTCGACAGTGAGTGGCGCAAAGTCGCGGCACGCACGACCAGGAAGTGA
- a CDS encoding aromatic acid exporter family protein, whose amino-acid sequence MTSTRAARAWRAATAAPRLLLAAKTALAVGIAWTLAPHVPGVAEEYPYYAPLGALVSMYPTLMGSARTGLQTLAGLAAGIALATLVVVTVGPTWWTIPIIVGLGVLVSGTGWFGAGKEYVPMAALFVLIIGGADAEDYSLGYLVQMAVGVVVGLLVNLIVVPGLTSEAAAARVDEFQERLAGVLRDTAAALDEPWPPEHDSWASTGEELAATSEDVRRTLVEADESRKGNPRALLHRRDSRSDHDRLAVLDTVLFHVRDATSALADTLWDRPGALRFDEELRRPLGDALRTVAAAVDRHGAGTAEAHRLLAEATRSVRLLVQAVDERAVAAGSALGPGVLVALHLRRIVVLLAHGAGERD is encoded by the coding sequence GTGACCAGCACCCGAGCAGCCCGAGCCTGGCGAGCGGCGACGGCCGCGCCGCGCCTCCTCCTCGCCGCGAAGACCGCGCTCGCGGTCGGGATCGCCTGGACCCTCGCGCCGCACGTGCCCGGCGTCGCGGAGGAGTACCCCTACTACGCGCCGCTCGGCGCGCTGGTGAGCATGTACCCGACCCTGATGGGCTCGGCGCGCACGGGCCTCCAGACGCTCGCCGGGCTCGCAGCGGGGATCGCGCTCGCGACTCTCGTCGTCGTGACGGTCGGGCCGACGTGGTGGACGATCCCGATCATCGTCGGGCTCGGCGTGCTCGTCTCGGGCACCGGATGGTTCGGGGCGGGCAAGGAGTACGTGCCGATGGCGGCGCTGTTCGTGCTGATCATCGGAGGAGCGGACGCCGAGGACTACTCGCTCGGCTACCTCGTGCAGATGGCGGTCGGAGTGGTCGTGGGACTCCTCGTGAATCTGATCGTGGTGCCGGGGCTGACCAGCGAGGCGGCGGCGGCCCGGGTCGACGAGTTCCAGGAGCGTCTGGCGGGCGTGCTGCGCGACACGGCCGCCGCGCTCGACGAGCCGTGGCCGCCCGAGCACGACTCGTGGGCGAGCACCGGAGAGGAGCTCGCGGCGACCTCGGAGGACGTGCGGCGCACGCTGGTCGAGGCCGACGAGAGCCGCAAGGGCAACCCGCGGGCGCTGCTCCACCGCCGCGACTCCCGCTCCGATCACGACCGGCTGGCCGTGCTCGACACGGTCCTCTTCCACGTGCGCGACGCGACGAGCGCCCTCGCCGACACCCTGTGGGACCGGCCGGGGGCGCTGCGCTTCGACGAGGAGCTGCGCCGCCCGCTCGGCGACGCGCTGCGGACGGTGGCCGCCGCTGTCGACCGCCACGGCGCGGGGACGGCCGAGGCGCACCGGCTGCTCGCCGAGGCGACCCGCTCGGTGCGCCTGCTGGTGCAGGCGGTGGACGAGCGGGCGGTGGCGGCGGGCAGCGCACTCGGGCCGGGAGTGCTCGTCGCGCTGCACCTGCGCCGGATCGTGGTGCTGCTGGCGCACGGCGCGGGGGAGCGGGACTAG
- a CDS encoding carbohydrate ABC transporter permease has protein sequence MTTTTTAPAQTLATTPPRSPRKRTIGRTSKTFYWMTIPAVLLFFVLHTVPVLTGIFFSFTNYAGYGAWDLIGFSNYVALLQDDRVWKAYGFTFGFAIVATILVNVISLAIAIALNAKIKFQTAFRGIYFIPYVLSTLVIGYVFQYLFANSLPQILGGIPVIGENILANPDWAWVAIVVLAVWQASAFSIIIYLAGLQTIPGELYEATSLDGASTWRQFTSITFPLIASFFTINMVISMKNFLQVFDHIVALTNGGPGTSTESITLLIYRGGFQGGEYAYQTANAVLYFLIIIVVSLIQFRVLSRREASF, from the coding sequence ATGACCACGACCACCACGGCGCCCGCGCAGACGCTCGCGACGACTCCGCCCCGCTCGCCGCGCAAGCGCACGATCGGCCGCACCTCGAAGACCTTCTACTGGATGACGATCCCCGCGGTCCTCCTCTTCTTCGTGCTGCACACCGTGCCGGTGCTCACCGGCATCTTCTTCAGCTTCACGAACTACGCCGGCTACGGCGCGTGGGACCTGATCGGCTTCTCCAACTACGTCGCCCTCCTCCAGGACGACCGGGTCTGGAAGGCCTACGGCTTCACCTTCGGCTTCGCGATCGTGGCGACGATCCTCGTCAACGTCATCTCGCTGGCCATCGCCATCGCGCTGAACGCGAAGATCAAGTTCCAGACCGCGTTCCGGGGCATCTACTTCATCCCGTACGTGCTCTCGACGCTGGTCATCGGGTACGTGTTCCAGTACCTCTTCGCGAACTCGCTGCCGCAGATCCTCGGAGGCATCCCCGTCATCGGGGAGAACATCCTCGCGAACCCGGACTGGGCCTGGGTCGCGATCGTGGTCCTGGCGGTCTGGCAGGCCTCGGCCTTCTCGATCATCATCTACCTCGCCGGTCTGCAGACGATCCCGGGGGAGCTGTACGAGGCGACCTCGCTCGACGGAGCGTCGACCTGGCGCCAGTTCACCTCGATCACGTTCCCCCTGATCGCCTCGTTCTTCACCATCAACATGGTCATCTCGATGAAGAACTTCCTGCAGGTCTTCGACCACATCGTGGCGCTGACGAACGGCGGGCCGGGCACCTCGACGGAGTCGATCACGCTGCTCATCTACCGCGGCGGCTTCCAGGGCGGCGAGTACGCCTACCAGACGGCCAACGCCGTCCTGTATTTCCTCATCATCATCGTGGTCTCGCTGATCCAGTTCCGGGTCCTCAGCCGCAGAGAGGCGTCGTTCTGA